The Oncorhynchus tshawytscha isolate Ot180627B linkage group LG30, Otsh_v2.0, whole genome shotgun sequence genome includes a region encoding these proteins:
- the afap1l1b gene encoding actin filament-associated protein 1-like 1b isoform X2 yields MCGLPQHFSLELFLGNGGLSSSSAVEAAMEHLVSELNMLLKLLDQESVSRATTEKMSTVRSLLGQLQPSVNGSDFIYMNTSLYGNGTSFVESLFEEFDLDEFRPSPEELKEPVEEETPKIPPSKSPTDTPPPLPTTPPPEDYYEEAVPLDPGTATQYITANITKRISASPPNSIEDAYYEDADNNYPTTQINGPHKNSYADSDALSSSYESYDEEDEEAKGQDRTSQRWQSEENSVGPMKDCRICAFLLRKKRFGQWAKQLTVVRDNRLQCYKSIKDRSPHIELPLNLCNVIYIPKEARRKKHELRFSLPGGEALVLAVQSKEQAERWLKVIREVASQATSSEGLEGSSSPMIQRKMELDKLLGADKHTVVLVDKHTSDSDSVATGDNLPSGQLRDNCEGKGKRGAFSELTGSMSRAAGRKITRIISFSKKKPPLPGDTPSSYHHDDNPRCGYLNLLLSQCWRERWCCVRSGTLYLHKDRGDLGTHVRAVVLHGAEVIPGVGPKHPFAFRILQGGNEVAALEASCSEEMGRWLGVLLAESGCATSPEALHYDYVDVDTITSITDAARHSFLWATSSSSASTDSRTYDEVPYESILPEEQVPRPGAQVKHHSSFPSSRETEKVDSLVTTKRHCSSKFPEDANQHISGKYGKTRAEGDARRYLKEKDEMEKKREVLKSALLVLRNERKKVKEQLKDATGKQQKQLEKRFAQLEENCRGKEGERVDLELRLTEVKENLKKSLAGGVLGPPTESKPPRKVQISKVDHLYSETSMPVNCAAEMRKRPLSIYASSRGNVMQKAKEWESKKGT; encoded by the exons ATGTGTGGATTACCACAGCATTTCTCACTGGAGCTGTTTTTGGGAAATGGTGGGCTTTCTTCTTCTTCAGCTGTTGAAGCCG CGATGGAGCACCTGGTGAGTGAGCTGAACATGCTGCTGAAGCTGCTGGACCAGGAGAGTGTGAGCAGGGCCACAACGGAGAAGATGAGcacggtccggagcctgctggggCAGCTGCAGCCatcag TGAATGGATCAGACTTCATATACATGAACACTTCTCTTTATGGAAATGGCACCAGCTTTGTGGAATCCCTGTTTGAGGAATTCG ACCTGGATGAGTTCAGACCCTCCCCAGAAGAACTAAAGGAACCGGTAGAGGAGGAAACCCCCAAAATACCACCCTCAAAA AGTCCCACTGACACCCCACCTCCTCTGCCAACCACCCCTCCCCCAGAGGACTATTATGAGGAGGCAGTGCCCCTGGATCCAGGCACGGCGACCCAATACATCACCGCCAACATCACCAAACGCA TCAGTGCAAGTCCCCCAAATTCCATTGAAGATGCATATTATGAGGATGCTGACAATAATTACCCCACCACCCAAATCAATGGCCCGCACAAGAACTCAT ACGCTGATTCAGACGCGCTGAGCAGCTCCTATGAATCGtatgatgaggaggatgaggaggcgAAGGGCCAGGACAGGACTAGTCAGAGGTGGCAGTCAGAGGAGAACTCTGTGGGCCCCATGAAGGACTGTCGTATCTGTGCCTTTTTGCTGCGCAAGAAACGCTTCGGCCAATGGGCCAAACAGTTGACGGTCGTCCGTGACAACAGATTACAG TGCTACAAGAGCATTAAAGACAGAAGCCCACACATTGAGCTGCCGCTGAACCTGTGTAACGTCATCTACATTCCCAAAGAGGCACGCCGCAAGAAGCACGAGCTGCGTTTCTCCCTGCCTGGTGGAGAGGCCTTGGTGCTGGCTGTCCAGAGCAAGGAGCAGGCGGAACGATGGCTCAAGGTGATCCGGGAGGTGGCCAGTCAAGCCACCAGCAGTGAAGGATTAGAGGGCTCATCCTCTCCTATGATCCAGAGGAAGATGGAGCTGGACAAG ttACTAGGAGCTGACAAGCATACTGTAGTGTTGGTTGACAAGCACACCTCTGACTCTGACAGCGTGGCCACAGGTGACAACCTGCCCTCTGGTCAGCTTCGTGACAACTGTGAAG GGAAGGGAAAGAGGGGGGCGTTTTCAGAGCTGACGGGGTCTATGAGCAGAGCGGCTGGACGGAAGATCACCAGGATCATCAGTTTCTCTAAGAAGAAGCCTCCACTCCCAGGAGACACTCCGTCCTCCTATCACCATGACGACAACCCCCGCTGTG GTTACCTAAATCTACTGCTGAGCCAGtgttggagggagagatggtgctGTGTGAGGAGTGGAACACTGTACCTTCACAAAGACCGGGGCGACCTGGGTACTCACGTAAGAGCTGTGGTCCTCCATGGGGCTGAGGTCATACCTGGAGTAGGGCCCAAGCACCCCTTCGCCTTCCGCATCCTGCAAGGAGGCAACGAGGTGGCTGCCTTGGAG GCCAGCTGTTCAGAAGAGATGGGCCGCTGGCTGGGGGTTCTGCTGGCAGAGTCTGGCTGTGCCACCAGCCCTGAGGCTTTGCACTACGACTATGTAGACGTGGACACCATCACTAGCATCACAGACGCAGCAAGACACTCCTTCCT ATGGGCTACCTCCTCCAGCAGCGCCTCGACAGACTCCAGAACGTATGACGAGGTTCCTTACGAGAGCATATTG CCAGAGGAGCAGGTGCCCAGACCAGGAGCTCAGGTGAAACACCACTCTTCTTTCCCTAGCAGCAGAGAGACTGAGAAGGTGGACTCCCTAGTCACCACAAAGAGACACTGCTCCAGTAAGTTTCCAGAAG ATGCGAATCAGCATATATCAGGGAAGTATGGTAAAACACGAGCAGAGGGCGATGCCAGGAGGTACCTGAAGGAGAAAGACGAGATGGAGAAGAAGCGAGAGGTCCTCAAAAGTGCCCTGCTTGTGTTACGCAATGAGAGGAAAAAGGTGAAGGAACAACTAAAGGACGCTACAG GTAAGCAGCAGAAGCAGCTGGAGAAGCGTTTTGCCCAGCTGGAGGAGAActgcagggggaaggagggggagcgGGTGGACCTGGAGCTGCGTCTCACTGAGGTGAAGGAGAATCTAAAGAAGTCGCTGGCTGGAGGGGTGCTAGGGCCGCCCACAGAGAGCAAACCCCCCAGAAAG GTCCAGATCAGTAAAGTTGATCATCTATACAGCGAGACATCCAT
- the afap1l1b gene encoding actin filament-associated protein 1-like 1b isoform X1, translating into MCGLPQHFSLELFLGNGGLSSSSAVEAAMEHLVSELNMLLKLLDQESVSRATTEKMSTVRSLLGQLQPSVNGSDFIYMNTSLYGNGTSFVESLFEEFDLDEFRPSPEELKEPVEEETPKIPPSKSPTDTPPPLPTTPPPEDYYEEAVPLDPGTATQYITANITKRISASPPNSIEDAYYEDADNNYPTTQINGPHKNSYADSDALSSSYESYDEEDEEAKGQDRTSQRWQSEENSVGPMKDCRICAFLLRKKRFGQWAKQLTVVRDNRLQCYKSIKDRSPHIELPLNLCNVIYIPKEARRKKHELRFSLPGGEALVLAVQSKEQAERWLKVIREVASQATSSEGLEGSSSPMIQRKMELDKLLGADKHTVVLVDKHTSDSDSVATGDNLPSGQLRDNCEGKGKRGAFSELTGSMSRAAGRKITRIISFSKKKPPLPGDTPSSYHHDDNPRCGYLNLLLSQCWRERWCCVRSGTLYLHKDRGDLGTHVRAVVLHGAEVIPGVGPKHPFAFRILQGGNEVAALEASCSEEMGRWLGVLLAESGCATSPEALHYDYVDVDTITSITDAARHSFLWATSSSSASTDSRTYDEVPYESILQPEEQVPRPGAQVKHHSSFPSSRETEKVDSLVTTKRHCSSKFPEDANQHISGKYGKTRAEGDARRYLKEKDEMEKKREVLKSALLVLRNERKKVKEQLKDATGKQQKQLEKRFAQLEENCRGKEGERVDLELRLTEVKENLKKSLAGGVLGPPTESKPPRKVQISKVDHLYSETSMPVNCAAEMRKRPLSIYASSRGNVMQKAKEWESKKGT; encoded by the exons ATGTGTGGATTACCACAGCATTTCTCACTGGAGCTGTTTTTGGGAAATGGTGGGCTTTCTTCTTCTTCAGCTGTTGAAGCCG CGATGGAGCACCTGGTGAGTGAGCTGAACATGCTGCTGAAGCTGCTGGACCAGGAGAGTGTGAGCAGGGCCACAACGGAGAAGATGAGcacggtccggagcctgctggggCAGCTGCAGCCatcag TGAATGGATCAGACTTCATATACATGAACACTTCTCTTTATGGAAATGGCACCAGCTTTGTGGAATCCCTGTTTGAGGAATTCG ACCTGGATGAGTTCAGACCCTCCCCAGAAGAACTAAAGGAACCGGTAGAGGAGGAAACCCCCAAAATACCACCCTCAAAA AGTCCCACTGACACCCCACCTCCTCTGCCAACCACCCCTCCCCCAGAGGACTATTATGAGGAGGCAGTGCCCCTGGATCCAGGCACGGCGACCCAATACATCACCGCCAACATCACCAAACGCA TCAGTGCAAGTCCCCCAAATTCCATTGAAGATGCATATTATGAGGATGCTGACAATAATTACCCCACCACCCAAATCAATGGCCCGCACAAGAACTCAT ACGCTGATTCAGACGCGCTGAGCAGCTCCTATGAATCGtatgatgaggaggatgaggaggcgAAGGGCCAGGACAGGACTAGTCAGAGGTGGCAGTCAGAGGAGAACTCTGTGGGCCCCATGAAGGACTGTCGTATCTGTGCCTTTTTGCTGCGCAAGAAACGCTTCGGCCAATGGGCCAAACAGTTGACGGTCGTCCGTGACAACAGATTACAG TGCTACAAGAGCATTAAAGACAGAAGCCCACACATTGAGCTGCCGCTGAACCTGTGTAACGTCATCTACATTCCCAAAGAGGCACGCCGCAAGAAGCACGAGCTGCGTTTCTCCCTGCCTGGTGGAGAGGCCTTGGTGCTGGCTGTCCAGAGCAAGGAGCAGGCGGAACGATGGCTCAAGGTGATCCGGGAGGTGGCCAGTCAAGCCACCAGCAGTGAAGGATTAGAGGGCTCATCCTCTCCTATGATCCAGAGGAAGATGGAGCTGGACAAG ttACTAGGAGCTGACAAGCATACTGTAGTGTTGGTTGACAAGCACACCTCTGACTCTGACAGCGTGGCCACAGGTGACAACCTGCCCTCTGGTCAGCTTCGTGACAACTGTGAAG GGAAGGGAAAGAGGGGGGCGTTTTCAGAGCTGACGGGGTCTATGAGCAGAGCGGCTGGACGGAAGATCACCAGGATCATCAGTTTCTCTAAGAAGAAGCCTCCACTCCCAGGAGACACTCCGTCCTCCTATCACCATGACGACAACCCCCGCTGTG GTTACCTAAATCTACTGCTGAGCCAGtgttggagggagagatggtgctGTGTGAGGAGTGGAACACTGTACCTTCACAAAGACCGGGGCGACCTGGGTACTCACGTAAGAGCTGTGGTCCTCCATGGGGCTGAGGTCATACCTGGAGTAGGGCCCAAGCACCCCTTCGCCTTCCGCATCCTGCAAGGAGGCAACGAGGTGGCTGCCTTGGAG GCCAGCTGTTCAGAAGAGATGGGCCGCTGGCTGGGGGTTCTGCTGGCAGAGTCTGGCTGTGCCACCAGCCCTGAGGCTTTGCACTACGACTATGTAGACGTGGACACCATCACTAGCATCACAGACGCAGCAAGACACTCCTTCCT ATGGGCTACCTCCTCCAGCAGCGCCTCGACAGACTCCAGAACGTATGACGAGGTTCCTTACGAGAGCATATTG CAGCCAGAGGAGCAGGTGCCCAGACCAGGAGCTCAGGTGAAACACCACTCTTCTTTCCCTAGCAGCAGAGAGACTGAGAAGGTGGACTCCCTAGTCACCACAAAGAGACACTGCTCCAGTAAGTTTCCAGAAG ATGCGAATCAGCATATATCAGGGAAGTATGGTAAAACACGAGCAGAGGGCGATGCCAGGAGGTACCTGAAGGAGAAAGACGAGATGGAGAAGAAGCGAGAGGTCCTCAAAAGTGCCCTGCTTGTGTTACGCAATGAGAGGAAAAAGGTGAAGGAACAACTAAAGGACGCTACAG GTAAGCAGCAGAAGCAGCTGGAGAAGCGTTTTGCCCAGCTGGAGGAGAActgcagggggaaggagggggagcgGGTGGACCTGGAGCTGCGTCTCACTGAGGTGAAGGAGAATCTAAAGAAGTCGCTGGCTGGAGGGGTGCTAGGGCCGCCCACAGAGAGCAAACCCCCCAGAAAG GTCCAGATCAGTAAAGTTGATCATCTATACAGCGAGACATCCAT
- the afap1l1b gene encoding actin filament-associated protein 1-like 1b isoform X4, translated as MCGLPQHFSLELFLGNGGLSSSSAVEAAMEHLVSELNMLLKLLDQESVSRATTEKMSTVRSLLGQLQPSVNGSDFIYMNTSLYGNGTSFVESLFEEFDLDEFRPSPEELKEPVEEETPKIPPSKSPTDTPPPLPTTPPPEDYYEEAVPLDPGTATQYITANITKRISASPPNSIEDAYYEDADNNYPTTQINGPHKNSYADSDALSSSYESYDEEDEEAKGQDRTSQRWQSEENSVGPMKDCRICAFLLRKKRFGQWAKQLTVVRDNRLQCYKSIKDRSPHIELPLNLCNVIYIPKEARRKKHELRFSLPGGEALVLAVQSKEQAERWLKVIREVASQATSSEGLEGSSSPMIQRKMELDKLLGADKHTVVLVDKHTSDSDSVATGDNLPSGQLRDNCEGKGKRGAFSELTGSMSRAAGRKITRIISFSKKKPPLPGDTPSSYHHDDNPRCGYLNLLLSQCWRERWCCVRSGTLYLHKDRGDLGTHVRAVVLHGAEVIPGVGPKHPFAFRILQGGNEVAALEASCSEEMGRWLGVLLAESGCATSPEALHYDYVDVDTITSITDAARHSFLWATSSSSASTDSRTYDEVPYESILPEEQVPRPGAQVKHHSSFPSSRETEKVDSLVTTKRHCSNANQHISGKYGKTRAEGDARRYLKEKDEMEKKREVLKSALLVLRNERKKVKEQLKDATGKQQKQLEKRFAQLEENCRGKEGERVDLELRLTEVKENLKKSLAGGVLGPPTESKPPRKVQISKVDHLYSETSMPVNCAAEMRKRPLSIYASSRGNVMQKAKEWESKKGT; from the exons ATGTGTGGATTACCACAGCATTTCTCACTGGAGCTGTTTTTGGGAAATGGTGGGCTTTCTTCTTCTTCAGCTGTTGAAGCCG CGATGGAGCACCTGGTGAGTGAGCTGAACATGCTGCTGAAGCTGCTGGACCAGGAGAGTGTGAGCAGGGCCACAACGGAGAAGATGAGcacggtccggagcctgctggggCAGCTGCAGCCatcag TGAATGGATCAGACTTCATATACATGAACACTTCTCTTTATGGAAATGGCACCAGCTTTGTGGAATCCCTGTTTGAGGAATTCG ACCTGGATGAGTTCAGACCCTCCCCAGAAGAACTAAAGGAACCGGTAGAGGAGGAAACCCCCAAAATACCACCCTCAAAA AGTCCCACTGACACCCCACCTCCTCTGCCAACCACCCCTCCCCCAGAGGACTATTATGAGGAGGCAGTGCCCCTGGATCCAGGCACGGCGACCCAATACATCACCGCCAACATCACCAAACGCA TCAGTGCAAGTCCCCCAAATTCCATTGAAGATGCATATTATGAGGATGCTGACAATAATTACCCCACCACCCAAATCAATGGCCCGCACAAGAACTCAT ACGCTGATTCAGACGCGCTGAGCAGCTCCTATGAATCGtatgatgaggaggatgaggaggcgAAGGGCCAGGACAGGACTAGTCAGAGGTGGCAGTCAGAGGAGAACTCTGTGGGCCCCATGAAGGACTGTCGTATCTGTGCCTTTTTGCTGCGCAAGAAACGCTTCGGCCAATGGGCCAAACAGTTGACGGTCGTCCGTGACAACAGATTACAG TGCTACAAGAGCATTAAAGACAGAAGCCCACACATTGAGCTGCCGCTGAACCTGTGTAACGTCATCTACATTCCCAAAGAGGCACGCCGCAAGAAGCACGAGCTGCGTTTCTCCCTGCCTGGTGGAGAGGCCTTGGTGCTGGCTGTCCAGAGCAAGGAGCAGGCGGAACGATGGCTCAAGGTGATCCGGGAGGTGGCCAGTCAAGCCACCAGCAGTGAAGGATTAGAGGGCTCATCCTCTCCTATGATCCAGAGGAAGATGGAGCTGGACAAG ttACTAGGAGCTGACAAGCATACTGTAGTGTTGGTTGACAAGCACACCTCTGACTCTGACAGCGTGGCCACAGGTGACAACCTGCCCTCTGGTCAGCTTCGTGACAACTGTGAAG GGAAGGGAAAGAGGGGGGCGTTTTCAGAGCTGACGGGGTCTATGAGCAGAGCGGCTGGACGGAAGATCACCAGGATCATCAGTTTCTCTAAGAAGAAGCCTCCACTCCCAGGAGACACTCCGTCCTCCTATCACCATGACGACAACCCCCGCTGTG GTTACCTAAATCTACTGCTGAGCCAGtgttggagggagagatggtgctGTGTGAGGAGTGGAACACTGTACCTTCACAAAGACCGGGGCGACCTGGGTACTCACGTAAGAGCTGTGGTCCTCCATGGGGCTGAGGTCATACCTGGAGTAGGGCCCAAGCACCCCTTCGCCTTCCGCATCCTGCAAGGAGGCAACGAGGTGGCTGCCTTGGAG GCCAGCTGTTCAGAAGAGATGGGCCGCTGGCTGGGGGTTCTGCTGGCAGAGTCTGGCTGTGCCACCAGCCCTGAGGCTTTGCACTACGACTATGTAGACGTGGACACCATCACTAGCATCACAGACGCAGCAAGACACTCCTTCCT ATGGGCTACCTCCTCCAGCAGCGCCTCGACAGACTCCAGAACGTATGACGAGGTTCCTTACGAGAGCATATTG CCAGAGGAGCAGGTGCCCAGACCAGGAGCTCAGGTGAAACACCACTCTTCTTTCCCTAGCAGCAGAGAGACTGAGAAGGTGGACTCCCTAGTCACCACAAAGAGACACTGCTCCA ATGCGAATCAGCATATATCAGGGAAGTATGGTAAAACACGAGCAGAGGGCGATGCCAGGAGGTACCTGAAGGAGAAAGACGAGATGGAGAAGAAGCGAGAGGTCCTCAAAAGTGCCCTGCTTGTGTTACGCAATGAGAGGAAAAAGGTGAAGGAACAACTAAAGGACGCTACAG GTAAGCAGCAGAAGCAGCTGGAGAAGCGTTTTGCCCAGCTGGAGGAGAActgcagggggaaggagggggagcgGGTGGACCTGGAGCTGCGTCTCACTGAGGTGAAGGAGAATCTAAAGAAGTCGCTGGCTGGAGGGGTGCTAGGGCCGCCCACAGAGAGCAAACCCCCCAGAAAG GTCCAGATCAGTAAAGTTGATCATCTATACAGCGAGACATCCAT
- the afap1l1b gene encoding actin filament-associated protein 1-like 1b isoform X5, producing MNVKEEADWKTHMDTSSVNSMEHLVSELNMLLKLLDQESVSRATTEKMSTVRSLLGQLQPSVNGSDFIYMNTSLYGNGTSFVESLFEEFDLDEFRPSPEELKEPVEEETPKIPPSKSPTDTPPPLPTTPPPEDYYEEAVPLDPGTATQYITANITKRISASPPNSIEDAYYEDADNNYPTTQINGPHKNSYADSDALSSSYESYDEEDEEAKGQDRTSQRWQSEENSVGPMKDCRICAFLLRKKRFGQWAKQLTVVRDNRLQCYKSIKDRSPHIELPLNLCNVIYIPKEARRKKHELRFSLPGGEALVLAVQSKEQAERWLKVIREVASQATSSEGLEGSSSPMIQRKMELDKLLGADKHTVVLVDKHTSDSDSVATGDNLPSGQLRDNCEGKGKRGAFSELTGSMSRAAGRKITRIISFSKKKPPLPGDTPSSYHHDDNPRCGYLNLLLSQCWRERWCCVRSGTLYLHKDRGDLGTHVRAVVLHGAEVIPGVGPKHPFAFRILQGGNEVAALEASCSEEMGRWLGVLLAESGCATSPEALHYDYVDVDTITSITDAARHSFLWATSSSSASTDSRTYDEVPYESILQPEEQVPRPGAQVKHHSSFPSSRETEKVDSLVTTKRHCSSKFPEDANQHISGKYGKTRAEGDARRYLKEKDEMEKKREVLKSALLVLRNERKKVKEQLKDATGKQQKQLEKRFAQLEENCRGKEGERVDLELRLTEVKENLKKSLAGGVLGPPTESKPPRKVQISKVDHLYSETSMPVNCAAEMRKRPLSIYASSRGNVMQKAKEWESKKGT from the exons ATGAACGTGAAAGAAGAAGCGGATTGGAAAACACACATGGATACCAGTAGTGTTAACT CGATGGAGCACCTGGTGAGTGAGCTGAACATGCTGCTGAAGCTGCTGGACCAGGAGAGTGTGAGCAGGGCCACAACGGAGAAGATGAGcacggtccggagcctgctggggCAGCTGCAGCCatcag TGAATGGATCAGACTTCATATACATGAACACTTCTCTTTATGGAAATGGCACCAGCTTTGTGGAATCCCTGTTTGAGGAATTCG ACCTGGATGAGTTCAGACCCTCCCCAGAAGAACTAAAGGAACCGGTAGAGGAGGAAACCCCCAAAATACCACCCTCAAAA AGTCCCACTGACACCCCACCTCCTCTGCCAACCACCCCTCCCCCAGAGGACTATTATGAGGAGGCAGTGCCCCTGGATCCAGGCACGGCGACCCAATACATCACCGCCAACATCACCAAACGCA TCAGTGCAAGTCCCCCAAATTCCATTGAAGATGCATATTATGAGGATGCTGACAATAATTACCCCACCACCCAAATCAATGGCCCGCACAAGAACTCAT ACGCTGATTCAGACGCGCTGAGCAGCTCCTATGAATCGtatgatgaggaggatgaggaggcgAAGGGCCAGGACAGGACTAGTCAGAGGTGGCAGTCAGAGGAGAACTCTGTGGGCCCCATGAAGGACTGTCGTATCTGTGCCTTTTTGCTGCGCAAGAAACGCTTCGGCCAATGGGCCAAACAGTTGACGGTCGTCCGTGACAACAGATTACAG TGCTACAAGAGCATTAAAGACAGAAGCCCACACATTGAGCTGCCGCTGAACCTGTGTAACGTCATCTACATTCCCAAAGAGGCACGCCGCAAGAAGCACGAGCTGCGTTTCTCCCTGCCTGGTGGAGAGGCCTTGGTGCTGGCTGTCCAGAGCAAGGAGCAGGCGGAACGATGGCTCAAGGTGATCCGGGAGGTGGCCAGTCAAGCCACCAGCAGTGAAGGATTAGAGGGCTCATCCTCTCCTATGATCCAGAGGAAGATGGAGCTGGACAAG ttACTAGGAGCTGACAAGCATACTGTAGTGTTGGTTGACAAGCACACCTCTGACTCTGACAGCGTGGCCACAGGTGACAACCTGCCCTCTGGTCAGCTTCGTGACAACTGTGAAG GGAAGGGAAAGAGGGGGGCGTTTTCAGAGCTGACGGGGTCTATGAGCAGAGCGGCTGGACGGAAGATCACCAGGATCATCAGTTTCTCTAAGAAGAAGCCTCCACTCCCAGGAGACACTCCGTCCTCCTATCACCATGACGACAACCCCCGCTGTG GTTACCTAAATCTACTGCTGAGCCAGtgttggagggagagatggtgctGTGTGAGGAGTGGAACACTGTACCTTCACAAAGACCGGGGCGACCTGGGTACTCACGTAAGAGCTGTGGTCCTCCATGGGGCTGAGGTCATACCTGGAGTAGGGCCCAAGCACCCCTTCGCCTTCCGCATCCTGCAAGGAGGCAACGAGGTGGCTGCCTTGGAG GCCAGCTGTTCAGAAGAGATGGGCCGCTGGCTGGGGGTTCTGCTGGCAGAGTCTGGCTGTGCCACCAGCCCTGAGGCTTTGCACTACGACTATGTAGACGTGGACACCATCACTAGCATCACAGACGCAGCAAGACACTCCTTCCT ATGGGCTACCTCCTCCAGCAGCGCCTCGACAGACTCCAGAACGTATGACGAGGTTCCTTACGAGAGCATATTG CAGCCAGAGGAGCAGGTGCCCAGACCAGGAGCTCAGGTGAAACACCACTCTTCTTTCCCTAGCAGCAGAGAGACTGAGAAGGTGGACTCCCTAGTCACCACAAAGAGACACTGCTCCAGTAAGTTTCCAGAAG ATGCGAATCAGCATATATCAGGGAAGTATGGTAAAACACGAGCAGAGGGCGATGCCAGGAGGTACCTGAAGGAGAAAGACGAGATGGAGAAGAAGCGAGAGGTCCTCAAAAGTGCCCTGCTTGTGTTACGCAATGAGAGGAAAAAGGTGAAGGAACAACTAAAGGACGCTACAG GTAAGCAGCAGAAGCAGCTGGAGAAGCGTTTTGCCCAGCTGGAGGAGAActgcagggggaaggagggggagcgGGTGGACCTGGAGCTGCGTCTCACTGAGGTGAAGGAGAATCTAAAGAAGTCGCTGGCTGGAGGGGTGCTAGGGCCGCCCACAGAGAGCAAACCCCCCAGAAAG GTCCAGATCAGTAAAGTTGATCATCTATACAGCGAGACATCCAT